A genomic window from Candidatus Kouleothrix ribensis includes:
- a CDS encoding DUF1992 domain-containing protein: protein MSNHQQHGDDQPQPARRRQNNLNLIDQIITKAQADGLFDNLPGQGQPLPADADELVPEEDRLGYRMLRTAGYAPPWVEARRAIDEERARLDAWLGDAQRRWPHLAAPARAGFQVTYKRKLADLQRMITSFNLTAPPGVPHLEGLRMADELAKLGA, encoded by the coding sequence ATGAGCAATCACCAGCAGCATGGCGACGATCAGCCGCAGCCGGCTCGGCGCCGCCAGAATAACCTGAACCTGATCGATCAGATCATCACCAAGGCGCAGGCCGACGGCCTGTTCGACAACCTGCCGGGCCAGGGCCAGCCGTTGCCGGCCGACGCCGACGAGCTGGTGCCCGAGGAGGATCGGCTGGGGTACCGCATGCTCCGAACGGCCGGCTACGCGCCGCCGTGGGTCGAGGCGCGCCGCGCGATCGATGAGGAGCGCGCCCGGCTCGATGCATGGCTGGGCGATGCGCAGCGGCGCTGGCCCCACCTGGCTGCGCCGGCCCGCGCGGGCTTCCAGGTGACGTACAAGCGCAAGCTGGCCGATCTACAGCGCATGATCACCAGCTTCAACCTGACGGCGCCGCCCGGCGTACCGCATCTTGAGGGGCTGCGCATGGCCGATGAGCTGGCCAAACTAGGCGCCTAG